A single Arcanobacterium canis DNA region contains:
- a CDS encoding metallopeptidase family protein yields the protein MVEMSEEEFEELVADALDEIPQAFIERLTNVVFLIEDEPDGDDPDLLGVYDGFAQTDGDFDFAEPNRIIIFRGPTLRMCASKEEVAAEVRITVFHEVAHYFGIEDDELGELGWA from the coding sequence ATGGTCGAAATGAGCGAAGAAGAATTCGAAGAACTCGTTGCTGATGCGCTAGATGAAATTCCCCAGGCATTCATCGAACGGCTCACCAATGTCGTCTTCCTCATCGAGGACGAACCTGATGGCGACGATCCTGACCTGCTCGGTGTCTATGACGGTTTCGCACAAACTGACGGCGATTTTGATTTCGCTGAACCGAACAGAATCATTATTTTCCGCGGACCGACCTTGCGCATGTGCGCCAGTAAAGAAGAGGTTGCGGCAGAAGTCAGGATCACAGTATTTCACGAGGTTGCGCACTACTTCGGCATTGAGGATGACGAACTCGGTGAACTTGGCTGGGCATAA